One Takifugu rubripes chromosome 2, fTakRub1.2, whole genome shotgun sequence genomic region harbors:
- the zfyve26 gene encoding zinc finger FYVE domain-containing protein 26 isoform X1 produces the protein MADVHPFGCESETSLRDLFDYFRKGLQHGQWELAGACVPQLLNSPAELSEKLLNLIKAIVCHPYSLKWESMGSPHKLAWYWLQVLEKWTEERVSSEKRKELEFLLLLEELESEGIAEDVIKDLHQAFELKASDGSRGEAVVVSCLQSLLEKKKHRLAQTLSQFFQDKSCTEPHTLQHTFIQYLMKELGAPEPEKAADWAQAIYAVLSVMPWSNCSRGGQLEVLCEGLWAAREGPLAEERILSSLLRPRCDSLISVYCSTALRLQRDLLLRGTPHIQVDLPESEKLTLSLCCCKDRPSVWKAIYFECLTSGKHFLEQVLVTALDLIKHEEFDQLRDLLKLEFRPLSRLLLLLGWNHCRSLSSAKTLLSTLHLDQAPANDSVLQEFADILSSQLGLLEWCKHNNTVPTEALLAQLHTLDTHSALYILHSLTPLAQFEECEILELLEQLPSSRRTEEAESAPGPAVQKNVVLFQGFCAMKYATYALFANAHKYADCTECELVQQQQQLTGADADQTTTSLKGCHLLFRHYLSECRLYLEAVPVMFRLELLENIFSLLFLSTADLTQQKETTSNTCSAAQWEHLSSTNRHSQKKYNTCEVENENQEQSSGSMKAAPSHYLDLGHFVQGCRGFLPDVTAVEGFLKLLKDALEDMCVVGQQAGQETGRAKLAERISCSVKADTYGTRLQRLSKHIAEAQWRLQIITSNHGAASGLESPVQVSGVRAPLTSVGHSKSSSLRRRKRAGRRSPERQASTERRHGEGSTSPSDGGGGSLPGCVELEVCPCGGPHSWLVPAMLSPPESLLMSCIRRGNFMEAHQVSQVFDLESSACSGELMFMERYKEVLQELEQVEQKMENQSVSSSSSSSEGLGMAAGSGAGRCRLGSSGRSTLQAIGSAAAAGVAFYSISDIADRLLSTPAHPVPSLEEDYWLSPCVSDPSGLLSTLLEELSPASMAAFDLACCHCHLWKTSRQLLDTAERRLNSSLEARGVRVNLTKGPRLEGICGFPTVLQQITKILNHSSTYKSSVKTESVGEDPAFASPFGCCIQEVLLCCHPVLSEECIAARLSLVQRLESILHILSTATDGPDCSVGSALPALLVEQASLKQSELDAHPVRSNMKQLLRSLDQLSPFEPDGGLARPDYVRSFLDYINTLASVVVRSLDSEDQNSEVKLGNPLLVLLQSPFQLLSYLLFDRQVSPERLLLLLQQEQLRLSVQEVIVLRCCKTLPLWTFSPEDDVAGDSTLAKKDRGVFSTASLCVLFQQHAQEHLPALGLIERPADASWESEASVEERSAVPTNLCASPNSSQSQSTSSSCSFLLTPSALSFLKSHSPLLATLACLSACKGEAARTQSSGWSGYFRSGRKEVVLDGEQIACEVDHLLKDFPILRFYLQSMAEPVLGTLSNEDEEGSPGLGALVCGKPLITLLLSGPQEEVAQVVAAEAFQMALSSRDLGRALRLLELYGQGCSQEGALRDLLLACAALQDGDQGIPQLFRVQNANLRARVALQALENWPLSAGRELLEFCLHDPSTDSSLRTDLEVKKKELDIYHWMLTLNPPLPWATWQELRSESNSNSEAILSKMLEAKEFALCAQWSELYAVPDQLTLQLKTEHLLHLLESRQTDEAFQLLEGLPDSGVALEICERALDRRPGLAACHFLADYLSLHFQRQVSPARRQHIHALHLGSKVLLTLPPAARQDYFCLLSEPLLMLEQLLMNLKVDWADVAVRTLRSLLIGQEAGFSSSDIDTLLETYASKALDFSCAPRERSRSDSVISLQEALMQCPAQETSSQSSGRMDSPTPSAGSTPSHTASSNSSDKERDRVLGKKALSLAKFQPPDQPPARKDWVPDTKHHVCMACQRETFSMFNRRHHCRRCGRLVCQACSEKKMPVEGCQEEEVRVCNQCYAFFHPDADDEEEPSEAACENPLVPEETLHGLLYLPEVVHRQVQLSPNAPENQLLRSEFYYEQAPSAYLCVAILSLHTDQAACGHQLIGHCRALSRKLTSPEVDACLLTDVMQQLLFSAKMMFVKVGRSQDLALCDSYISKVGVLKILVKANYKYIPSLDDILETSAVTCLRNQLLEAEHYQLAVEVSTKSGLDPSGVWQAWGMASLVAGNFSGAREKLGRCLKPPVDRNQINLGPALLQEVVRQLENNVAATLSRSSGEDILASLRVLEAALRESPVDGPEGQGASSHLQQECLYYLSSYGTHLALISFHMRHGCMTEALTYLLSRECPEEVFLEGLLQPCLEQGRLGALQGMLEKLDPTLEASSRYLMASCQFLQRRSYYNTLYQLQQFMMDHVRAAMTCIRFFTHEARSYLQLGEQQRWLVRAKEHLKTYLQEQQGRSGGRRRSQGSSFRKMMSSSDISRHMNTIELQLEVTRFLHRCESAASSKALQTGAPPTTAVASSPPPTLFGGSAVKVEVACKVMLGGKNIEEGFGIAFRVIQDFQLEAQAVYTRAGQRLVRQRQYGAVRQLLKCVGESGAATKSDCDALILSCISVAEQAPADAKELESLILESKSSENKIKAYLLCRKLRPAYLQAVKLESGRAGPLVQEVLRAAEGAQDSVMQNICRQWLSEHNGPCQHQGQGQGQRQGQGQHQGQGQGQGQRQGQGQGRPSAR, from the exons ATGGCAGACGTGCATCCCTTCGGCTGCGAGTCTGAAACCTCCCTTCGGGACCTGTTTGATTATTTCAGGAAAGGCCTGCAGCATGGACAGTGGGAGCTGGCCGGTGCCTGCGTACCACAGCTGCTCAACTCGCCTGCAGAACTTTCGGAAAAGCTCCTAAACCTGATCAAAGCTATCGTTTGTCATCCTTACAGTTTAAA ATGGGAGTCTATGGGTAGCCCTCACAAGTTGGCTTGGTATTGGCTACAGGTTTTGGAGAAATGGACTGAGGAGCGG gtttcttctgagaaaagaaaggagctggagttcctgctgcttctggaggagctggagtctGAGGGCATAGCAGAGGATGTTATCAAG GATCTGCATCAGGCCTTTGAACTAAAGGCCTCAGATGGTTCCAGAGGAGAAGCTGTTGTTGTGTCTTGCCTGCAATCCTtactggagaaaaagaaacacagaCTGGCTCAGACTTTGTCACAGTTCTTCCAG GACAAGTCGTGCACGGAGCCTCACACTTTGCAGCACACCTTCATTCAATACCTGATGAAGGAACTGGGGGCTCCAGAGCCAGAGAAGGCGGCGGACTGGGCCCAGGCAATATATGCAGTGCTCTCTGTGATGCCATGGAGCAATTGTAGCAGGGGTGGGCAGCTCGAGGTGCTCTGTGAAGGCCTGTGGGCAGCCAGGGAGGGGCCCCTGGCAGAGGAGAGGATCCTGAGCTCGTTGCTCCGTCCCCGGTGTGACTCCCTCATCTCTGTGTACTGCAGCACCGCTCTGAGACTTCAGAGGGACCTTCTTCTGAGGGGCACTCCTCATATACAAG TGGATCTTCCTGAATCGGAGAAGCTGACCCTCAGCTTATGTTGCTGCAAAGATCGTCCATCCGTCTGGAAAGCCATTTATTTTGAGTGCCTTACAAGTGGGAAGCATTTTCTGGAACAGGTCTTG GTCACTGCGCTCGACCTGATTAAGCACGAGGAGTTCGATCAGCTGAGAGACTTACTGAAACTGGAGTTCCGGCCTTTGTCTCGTTTGCTGTTGCTCCTGGGATGGAATCACTGTCGCAGTCTGAGCTCGGCTAAAACGCTGCTCAGCACCCTCCACTTGGATCAG GCACCAGCGAACGACTCTGTCCTTCAGGAGTTTGCCGatatcctctcctctcagttGGGACTACTGGAATGGTGTAAACACAACAACAC TGTTCCCACAGAAGCTCTGCTTGCCCAGCTTCACACCTTAGACACCCACTCTGCTCTTTATATTCTGCATTCTCTGACGCCTTTGGCTCAGTTTGAAGAATGCGAAATCCTGGAACTTCTGGAACAACTACCGAGTTCACGTCGAACAG AAGAAGCCGAGTctgctcctggacctgctgtgcAGAAGAACGTAGTTTTGTTCCAGGGTTTCTGTGCCATGAAATATGCCACCTACGCTCTGTTTGCCAATGCACACAAATATGCTGACTGCACAGAGTGTGAGTtagtgcaacagcagcaacagctgacTGGAGCAGACGCGGATCAAACCACAACTTCCTTAAAAG GGTGCCATTTGCTGTTTCGGCACTATTTATCGGAGTGTCGGCTGTATTTGGAGGCCGTACCTGTCATGTTCCGCCTGGAGCTTCTGGAGAACATCTTTTCACTCCTCTTTCTATCCACTGCTGACCTAACCCAGCAAAAAGAGACAACCTCAAACACCTGCAGTGCTGCACAGTGGGAGCATCTATCGAGCACAAACAGACACTCACAAAAAAAGTACAACACCTGTGAGGTCGAGAACGAGAACCAGGAGCAGAGTTCAGGTTCAATGAAAGCAGCTCCCAGTCATTATCTGGACCTGGGTCACTTTGTCCAGGGATGCAGGGGGTTCCTGCCCGACGTGACGGCCGTCGAAGGCtttctgaagctgctgaaggatgCGTTGGAGGACATGTGTGTGGTGGGCCAGCAAGctggacaggaaacaggaagagccaAGTTAGCAGAAAGGATCAGCTGCTCAGTGAAGGCTGACACGTATGGGACACGTCTTCAGAGGTTGTCCAAACACATAGCAGAGGCTCagtggaggctgcagatcaTCACCAGCAATCACGGTGCTGCCAGCG GGTTAGAAAGTCCTGTCCAAGTGTCTGGGGTCAGAGCTCCGCTCACTTCTGTGGGACACAGCAAGAGCTCAAGcctgaggagaaggaagagggcAGGGAGACGCTCCCCAGAGAGACAGGCGTCCACAGAGAGACGCCATGGGGAGGGCAGCACCAGCCCATCAG ACGGTGGAGGCGGGTCCCTGCCTGGCTGTGTGGAGCTGGAGGTCTGTCCCTGTGGAGGTCCCCACAGTTGGCTGGTCCCTGCCATGCTGTCCCCTCCTGAGTCCTTACTCATGTCCTGCATCCGCAGAGGTAACTTCATGGAGGCACATCAG GTGTCTCAGGTGTTTGATCTGGAGTCATCAGCCTGTTCAGGTGAGCTGATGTTCATGGAGCGCTACAAAGAAGTGCTCCAGGAGTTGGAACAGGTGGAGCAAAAGATGGAGAACCAGTCTGtgtcgtcgtcctcctcctcctctgaaggtTTGGGGATGGCCGCTGGTTCAGGGGCGGGGAGGTGTCGGCTGGGGAGCAGCGGGCGATCGACCCTCCAGGCGATcggaagtgctgctgctgcag GTGTAGCTTTCTACTCCATCTCAGACATCGCAGACCGACTCCTCAGCACCCCTGCTCACCCGGTGCCGTCCCTGGAGGAAGACTACTGGCTGAGCCCTTGTGTTTCAGACCCCTCGGGCCTCCTTTCCACACTGTTAGAGGAGCTCAGCCCCGCGTCCATGGCTGCTTTCGACTTGGCCTGCTGCCACTGTCACCTGTGGAAGACGTCCCGACAGCTGCTGGACACTGCAGAGCGTCGGCTCAACAGCAGCTTGGAGGCTCGAG GAGTAAGAGTCAACCTTACGAAAGGCCCTCGTCTGGAGGGGATCTGTGGTTTTCCTACGGTCTTACAACAGATCACCAAGATCCTGAATCATTCATCCACATATAAAAGCTCTGTTAAAACAG AGTCTGTGGGGGAAGACCCGGCCTTTGCCAGCCCGTTTGGTTGCTGCATCCAAGAGGTTCTCCTGTGCTGCCACCCTGTACTGAGCGAAGAGTGCATTGCTGCTCGGCTCAGCCTGGTTCAACGTTTGGAGTCCATCCTCCACATCCTGAGCACCGCTACAGATGGCCCAG ACTGCAGCGTTGGAAGTGCTCTCCCAGCACTCTTGGTGGAACAGGCCAGTCTGAAGCAGTCAGAACTGGATGCCCACCCAGTACGCTCCAACATGAAGCAACTGCTTCGCTCTCTGGACCAGCTTAGCCCCTTTGAGCCAGATGGAGGTCTTGCCAGACCAGATTATGTGCGCAGTTTCCTTGACTACATCAACACACTAGCATCTGTGGTAGTGCGCAGCCTTGATTCAGAAG ACCAGAACAGTGAAGTGAAGCTTGGGAATCCCCTCCTGGTTTTGCTTCAATCTCCTTTTCAGCTTCTCTCTTACCTGTTGTTTGACCGGCAAGTGTCCCCTGAGAG attgctgttgctgctgcagcaggaacagcttCGTCTGAGTGTCCAGGAGGTGATTGTGCTGCGCTGCTGTAAAACTCTGCCTCTTTGGACATTCAGTCCAGAGGATGATGTAGCGGGAGACTCCACTCTGGCCAAAAAGGATAGGGGAGTGTTCAGCACTGCCAGTTTGTGTGTCCTCTTCCAGCAGCATGCTCAGGAGCACCTGCCAGCTCTGGGACTCATTGAGAGGCCAGCTGACGCGAGCTGGGAGTCTGAGGCCTCAGTGGAGGAGCGCTCTGCTGTACCCACCAACCTCTGCGCGTCACCCAACTCGTCCCAGTCCCAGTCGACGTCTTCATCATGCTCTTTTCTCCTCACGCCATCAGCTCTATCTTTTTTAAAGTCTCATTCCCCTTTACTGGCCACACTAGCTTGTCTGAGCGCCTGCAAAGGAGAAGCTGCTCGCACTCAGTCTTCTGGGTGGTCGGGCTACTTCCGTAGTGGACGCAAAGAAGTTGTTTTAGACGGAGAGCAGATTGCTTGTGAGGTGGATCATCTCTTGAAAGACTTCCCCATCCTGCGGTTTTACCTGCAGTCCATGGCTGAGCCAGTGCTCGGCACGCTGTcgaatgaggatgaggagggttcTCCTGGCCTAGGAGCACTTGTTTGTGGGAAACCTCTCAtcactctgctgctctctggacCCCAAGAAGAAGTTGCCCAGGTTGTTGCCGCCGAAGCCTTCCAGATGGCTCTGTCCTCCAGAGACCTGGGCCGAGCCCTCAGATTGCTGGAGCTGTACGGACAAGGCTGCAGCCAGGAGGGGGCACTGAGAGACCTCCTGCTTGCCTGTGCTGCCTTACAAG ATGGAGACCAAGGTATCCCTCAGCTGTTCCGTGTGCAGAATGCCAACCTGCGCGCTCGTGTGGCCCTCCAGGCTCTGGAGAACTGGCCTCTGTCAGCGGGCAGAGAGCTGTTGGAGTTCTGCCTCCATGACCCGAGTACCGACAGTTCCCTGAGGACAGACctggaggtgaagaagaaagaacTGGACATCTATCATTGG ATGTTGACTTTAAATCCTCCGTTGCCGTGGGCTACATGGCAAGAGTTGAGGTCTGAGTCTAATTCAAATTCGGAAGCTATTTTGTCAAAGATGCTGGAAGCCAAA GAGTTTGCCCTGTGTGCTCAGTGGTCCGAGCTCTACGCTGTCCCCGACCAACTGACGCTGCAGCTCAAGACGGAACATTTGCTTCACCTGCtggagagcaggcagacagacgaggCTTTCCAG CTGCTCGAAGGCCTGCCAGATTCTGGAGTTGCTTTAGAGATCTGTGAGCGTGCGCTGGACCGTCGCCCTGGATTGGCTGCTTGTCACTTCCTGGCTGACTACCTCAGCCTGCACTTCCAGAGGCAGGTGTCTCCAGCACGCCGGCAACACATCCACGCTCTTCATCTTGGATCTAAG GTGTTGCTGACTTTGCCCCCAGCTGCCCGGCAGGACTACTTCTGCCTGCTGTCGGAGCCTCTGCTGATGCTCGAGCAGCTGCTGATGAACCTGAAGGTTGACTGGGCAGATGTGGCCGTGCGAACCCTGCGCAGCCTCCTCATTGGTCAGGAGGCCGGCTTCAGCTCTTCAGACATCGATACGCTGCTTGAAACCTACGCCTCCAAGGCCCTCGACTTCTCCTGCGCTCCCAGAGAGCGCTCTCGCTCTG ACTCTGTGATCAGCCTTCAGGAAGCTCTGATGCAGTGTCCTGCCCAGGAAACGTCCTCGCAGTCCTCGGGGCGAATGGATTCTCCGACGCCCTCTGCAG GCagcactccctcacacacagcaTCTTCAAACAGCTCGGACAAGGAGAGGGATCGAGTCCTGGGGAAAAAAGCTCTCTCCTTGGCCAAGTTCCAGCCTCCAGACCAGCCCCCAGCCCGCAAGGACTGGGTCCCGGACACCAAGCATCACGTGTGCATGGCCTGCCAGCGCGAGACCTTCAGCATG TTTAACAGAAGGCATCACTGCCGGAGATGTGGCCGCCTGGTTTGTCAAGCCTGCTCAGAGAAAAAGATGCCTGTAGAAGgctgccaggaggaggaggtcagggtCTGCAACCAGTGCTATGCCTTCTTCCACCCAGA TGCTGACGATGAGGAGGAGCCCAGTGAAG CAGCTTGTGAAAATCCTCTGGTGCCAGAAGAAACTCTGCATGGGCTGCTCTACCTGCCCGAGGTGGTCCACAGGCAGGTTCAGCTCAGCCCAAATGCTCCAGAAAACCAGCTGCTGCGGAGCGAGTTCTACTATGAGCAG GCTCCCAGTGCGTACCTGTGTGTAGCGATCTTGTCCCTGCACACGGACCAGGCGGCCTGCGGGCACCAGCTCATTGGCCACTGCCGTGCGCTGTCCCGTAAGCTGACCAGTCCAGAGGTGGACGCCTGTCTCCTTACCGATGtcatgcagcagctgctcttcaGCGCTAAGATGATGTTCGTGAAGGTGGGACGCAGCCAGGATCTGGCGCTGTGTGACAG CTACATAAGCAAAGTCGGCGTGCTGAAGATTCTAGTCAAGGCCAACTACAAGTATATCCCCTCTTTGGACGACATCCTGGAGACGTCTGCGGTCACGTGTCTTCGGAACCAGCTGCTGGAAGCAGAGCACTACCAGCTGGCAGTCGAG GTGTCTACCAAGAGTGGTCTGGACCCCAGCGGTGTGTGGCAGGCGTGGGGGATGGCATCTCTGGTCGCTGGTAACTTCTCAGGTGCACGAGAGAAGCTGGGCCGCTGCCTGAAGCCTCCGGTGGACCGCAACCAGATCAATTTAGGACCCGCGCTGTTACAAGAGGTGGTCAGGCAGCTGGAGAACAACGTAGCAGCCACTCTGTCCAGG TCCTCAGGTGAAGACATTCTGGCTTCCCTGCGGGTCCTGGAGGCAGCCTTGCGTGAGTCCCCCGTGGACGGACCCGAGGGCCAGGGTGCGAgcagccacctgcagcaggagTGTCTCTACTACCTGAGCTCCTACGGCACTCACCTGGCTCTGATCAGCTTCCACATGCGCCACGGCTGCATGACAGAAGCTCTAACCTACCTGCTCAGTCGG GAATGCCCAGAGGAGGTGTTCCTCGAGGGGTTGCTGCAGCCCTGTCTGGAGCAGGGACGCCTCGGGGCCCTCCAGGGCATGCTGGAGAAACTCGACCCCACCCTGGAGGCCAGCAGCCGCTACCTCATGGCCTCCTGCCAGTTCCTCCAGCGGCGGAGCTACTACAACACCCTCTACCAGCTCCAGCAGTTCATGATG GACCACGTGCGAGCCGCCATGACCTGCATCAGGTTCTTCACACACGAGGCCCGTTCTTACCTGCAGCTGGGAGAGCAGCAG CGCTGGCTGGTGCGAGCCAAAGAGCACCTGAAGACgtacctgcaggagcagcagggccGGAGCGGTGGGAGGAGAAGGTCCCAGGGCAGCTCGTTCCGGAAGATGATGTCCTCCAGTGACATCTCCAG GCACATGAACACCATCgagctgcagctggaagtgACGCGGTTCCTCCACCGCTGTGAGAGTGCAGCGTCCAGCAAAGCTCTGCAGACTGGTGCCCCCCCCACGACGGCCGTGGCCTCCAGTCCACCGCCGACGCTCTTCGGTGGCAGCGCCGTGAAGGTGGAGGTGGCCTGCAAG GTGATGCTGGGAGGGAAGAACATCGAGGAAGGGTTTGGTATCGCATTCAGGGTCATCCAG GACTTCCAGCTGGAAGCCCAGGCGGTCTACACGCGGGcgggtcagaggctggtccgACAGAGGCAGTATGGGGCCGTGCGGCAGCTGCTGAAGTGTGTGGGCGAGTCTGGAGCCGCCACCAAGAGTGACTGTGACGCCCTGATCCTCAGCTGCATCTCCGTGGCTGAGCAGGCTCCGGCCGAC GCCAAAGAACTGGAGAGTCTCATCCTGGAGAGCAAAAGCAGTGAGAACAAG aTCAAAGCCTACCTGCTCTGCAGGAAGCTGCGACCAGCGTACCTGCAGGCGGTGAAGCTGGAgtcgggccgggccgggccgctGGTCCAAGAGGTCCTCCGGGCCGCAGAGGGCGCTCAGGACTCTGTGATGCAGAACATCTGCCGCCAGTGGTTGTCGGAACACAACGGGCCGTGTCAGcaccagggccagggccagggccagcgccagggccagggccagcaccagggccagggccagggccagggccagcgccagggccagggccagggccgaCCCAGCGCCAGGTAA